The Chloroflexota bacterium genome window below encodes:
- a CDS encoding citrate synthase translates to MTNETLTANEAATITIAGGSTELPVVHGTAGDDGIDIGNLRAQAGVVTLDNGYRNTGSCASAITYLDGDAGILRYRGYPIEQLAEKSTFLEVAYLLIYGELPTTAQLETFVDSITRHSLIHEEMRRFFDSFPKNAHPMAVLSAGASALSTFYQDSHDPFNPDHVEISTHRLLAKMPTIAAWAYKKSIGQPYVYPRNELDYSANFLNMMFSVPAEPYVVDPVVAEALDLLLVLHADHEQNCSTSTVRMVGSSHANLFASISAGLDALWGPLHGGANQAAIEMLEQIAADGGDVNKYVARAKDKKDGFRLMGFGHPVYHNFDPRAKIIKAAADRVLHALGRDDPLLEIAQRLAEVALHDEYFIERKLYPNVDFYSGLIYRAIGFPDSMFTALFAIGRMPGWIAHWREMIADPATRVGRPRQVYVGAAARDYVSLEQR, encoded by the coding sequence ATGACGAATGAGACGCTGACGGCCAACGAGGCCGCCACCATCACCATCGCAGGGGGCAGCACCGAGCTGCCAGTCGTGCACGGCACGGCCGGCGACGACGGGATCGATATCGGTAACCTGCGAGCCCAGGCCGGCGTCGTGACGCTCGACAACGGATACCGCAACACCGGGTCATGCGCCAGCGCCATCACCTACCTCGATGGCGACGCGGGGATCCTCCGCTACCGGGGCTACCCGATCGAGCAGCTCGCCGAGAAGAGCACCTTCCTGGAGGTCGCCTACCTTCTCATCTACGGTGAGCTGCCCACCACGGCGCAGCTCGAGACATTCGTCGACAGCATCACGCGCCACTCCCTGATCCACGAGGAGATGCGTCGCTTCTTCGACAGCTTCCCGAAGAACGCGCACCCGATGGCGGTCCTCTCCGCCGGTGCCTCGGCGCTGTCGACCTTCTACCAGGACAGCCACGACCCATTCAACCCGGATCACGTCGAGATCAGCACGCATCGGCTGCTGGCCAAGATGCCGACCATCGCGGCCTGGGCCTACAAGAAGAGCATCGGGCAGCCGTACGTGTATCCACGCAATGAGCTGGACTACTCGGCGAACTTCCTGAACATGATGTTCAGCGTCCCGGCCGAGCCGTACGTCGTGGATCCGGTGGTGGCGGAGGCGCTCGACCTGCTGCTGGTGCTGCACGCCGACCACGAGCAGAACTGCTCCACGTCCACCGTCCGTATGGTCGGATCCAGCCACGCCAACCTGTTTGCGTCGATCAGCGCCGGCCTGGACGCACTGTGGGGACCGCTCCACGGCGGCGCCAACCAGGCCGCCATCGAGATGCTGGAGCAGATCGCCGCCGACGGAGGCGACGTGAACAAGTACGTGGCCAGGGCCAAGGACAAGAAGGATGGCTTCCGGCTGATGGGCTTCGGCCACCCCGTGTACCACAATTTCGACCCGCGGGCCAAGATCATCAAGGCCGCCGCCGACCGCGTGCTGCATGCGCTGGGCCGCGACGACCCACTCCTCGAGATCGCCCAGCGCCTCGCGGAGGTGGCGCTCCACGACGAGTACTTCATCGAGCGCAAGCTCTACCCGAACGTGGACTTCTATTCGGGGCTGATCTACCGGGCCATTGGCTTCCCGGACTCGATGTTCACCGCCCTGTTCGCGATCGGCCGCATGCCGGGATGGATCGCGCATTGGCGTGAAATGATCGCGGACCCGGCGACCAGGGTCGGTCGCCCACGCCAGGTGTACGTCGGCGCCGCCGCGCGCGACTACGTCTCCCTCGAGCAGCGCTGA
- a CDS encoding MBL fold metallo-hydrolase codes for MRLTVLGRSPARPNPGEACAGYLVEGGGSRILMDVGPGVVAQLLRRNTPDELDAVVISHMHTDHCLDLITLRYSYPWIDVAKRRLTVIVPPGSTGQLAEMALGAGYANFFDKSFIFVEHDGKRPIEVGNLRLEPEETQHYVRTWGFRISATGADEDPDRILTYSADSGPCDALPRLADGAELFLCEAALRSLKEDDPEPQSRGHLLPSEAAATAQDARARKLLLTHIPVADGGEWALTEARSAYDGSVEIAEPLQSYEV; via the coding sequence ATGCGACTGACAGTCCTGGGGCGCAGCCCCGCGCGTCCAAATCCCGGCGAGGCGTGTGCCGGCTACCTGGTCGAGGGTGGCGGCTCGCGCATCCTGATGGACGTTGGGCCGGGTGTGGTGGCGCAGCTGCTGCGCCGCAACACGCCCGACGAGCTCGACGCGGTGGTGATCAGCCACATGCACACGGACCACTGCCTCGACCTGATCACGCTCCGCTACAGCTACCCGTGGATCGACGTCGCCAAGCGGCGGCTGACCGTGATCGTGCCGCCGGGCTCCACCGGCCAGCTGGCGGAGATGGCGCTCGGCGCGGGCTACGCCAACTTCTTCGACAAGAGCTTCATCTTCGTGGAGCACGACGGCAAGCGGCCGATCGAGGTCGGCAACCTGCGCCTTGAGCCGGAGGAGACGCAGCACTACGTGCGTACCTGGGGCTTCCGCATCTCCGCAACCGGGGCCGATGAGGACCCTGATCGGATCCTGACCTACTCAGCCGACTCCGGGCCGTGTGACGCGCTGCCGCGCCTGGCCGACGGCGCCGAGCTGTTCCTGTGCGAGGCGGCCCTGCGATCGCTCAAAGAGGACGACCCCGAGCCGCAGAGCCGCGGGCATCTGCTGCCTTCGGAGGCGGCCGCGACTGCGCAGGACGCGCGGGCGCGGAAGCTGCTGCTGACCCACATCCCGGTCGCTGACGGCGGTGAGTGGGCGCTGACGGAGGCCCGTTCGGCCTACGACGGATCGGTCGAGATCGCAGAGCCGCTGCAAAGCTACGAGGTCTGA
- a CDS encoding cystathionine gamma-synthase, whose protein sequence is MTDRFETLAVHAGAEPDEISGGVSPSIQMSATFRQDGVGKPRRGYEYGRSGNPTRQALEAAIAELEGGTHGLAYASGLAATQNVLYLLDPGDRLILSDDAYGGTWRLASKVWSRYGVQTDAVDLRDLDALAAALGGTPAPRMVWVETPTNPLLKVIDISAVARLAAVAGALTVVDNTFATPFLQRPLELGADVVVHSATKYLSGHSDVISGLLVTRRDDLEEKLRFHQNAAGAVPSPFDCWLVMRGMRTVALRMERASANAALIADWLAGRGAVTRVYYPGLPDHPQHELTLRQMRLPGAMLSFELAGGEPAARRLAEATRLFTLAESLGAVESLIELPAVMTHLSAAGSPLEVPADLVRLSVGIEAVEDLIADLEAALQVASA, encoded by the coding sequence ATGACAGACCGATTCGAGACGCTGGCCGTCCACGCCGGCGCGGAGCCCGACGAGATCAGCGGCGGCGTCTCGCCGTCGATCCAGATGAGCGCCACCTTCCGGCAGGACGGCGTCGGCAAGCCGCGCCGAGGCTACGAGTACGGACGGAGCGGCAATCCGACTCGCCAGGCGCTGGAGGCCGCGATCGCGGAGCTCGAGGGCGGCACTCACGGGCTTGCCTATGCCTCAGGACTGGCGGCGACGCAGAACGTGCTCTACCTGCTCGACCCGGGCGACCGGCTGATCCTGTCGGACGACGCGTATGGAGGCACCTGGCGCCTTGCCTCGAAGGTCTGGAGCCGATATGGGGTGCAGACCGATGCGGTGGACCTGCGCGACCTCGACGCGCTCGCCGCGGCGCTGGGCGGGACGCCCGCTCCGCGCATGGTCTGGGTCGAGACACCGACGAACCCGCTCCTCAAGGTAATCGACATCAGCGCCGTGGCGCGGCTGGCGGCCGTGGCCGGCGCGCTGACCGTGGTCGACAACACCTTTGCGACACCGTTCCTGCAGCGGCCGCTGGAGCTGGGCGCCGACGTCGTTGTGCACTCGGCCACCAAGTACCTCTCCGGGCACTCGGACGTGATCAGCGGGCTGCTCGTCACCCGCCGCGACGACCTCGAGGAGAAGCTGCGATTCCACCAGAACGCCGCCGGCGCGGTCCCATCTCCGTTCGACTGCTGGCTGGTGATGCGTGGCATGCGCACCGTCGCGCTGCGCATGGAGCGAGCGTCGGCCAACGCGGCTCTCATCGCCGACTGGCTCGCCGGCCGGGGCGCGGTCACGCGGGTCTACTACCCCGGCCTGCCCGATCACCCCCAGCACGAGCTGACGCTTCGGCAGATGCGCCTCCCCGGGGCGATGCTCAGCTTCGAGCTGGCCGGCGGAGAGCCCGCGGCCCGTCGCCTGGCGGAGGCGACCCGCCTCTTCACGCTTGCCGAATCCCTGGGGGCGGTCGAGTCGCTGATCGAATTGCCGGCGGTGATGACGCATCTCTCGGCTGCCGGCTCGCCGCTGGAGGTGCCCGCGGACCTGGTTCGCCTCTCGGTGGGGATCGAGGCGGTCGAGGACCTGATCGCCGACCTGGAGGCGGCGTTGCAGGTCGCCTCCGCGTGA
- a CDS encoding CoA-acylating methylmalonate-semialdehyde dehydrogenase — MTTVAQPPAGTGAHTAERISHWINGARVAGSSGRSGPVYNPATGELAREVDFASVEEVDAAVAAANAAFPAWRATSLGRRTEILFRIRNLVEEHRGEIAAHLTREHGKVPSDALGEVARGLENLEFATGIPHLLKGGFSEQVSSGIDVYQIRQPLGVAAGITPFNFPAMVPMWMFGNAIACGNTFVLKPSEKDPSASVYLGELLKEAGVPDGVFNVVQGDRVAVDRILEHPDIAAVSFVGSTPVARHIYETGTRNGKRVQALGGAKNHMVVLPDADIEMAADAAVSAAYGSAGERCMAISVVVAVGDVADPLVDAIERRLPKIKVGPGTDGDAEMGPLITREHRDKVASYLESGPAQGATLQVDGRKHALYQEGKGFFLGVSLLDNVTPEMDCYRNEIFGPVLEIVRVPTYTDAMKVLDDNPYANGTAIYTRDGGAARQFQFDVNVGMVGINVPIPVPVAYYSFGGWKASLFGDLHMYGPEGVQFYTRAKVVTSRWPDPATSKVDLGFPRTR; from the coding sequence ATGACCACCGTCGCCCAGCCCCCCGCCGGCACGGGCGCTCATACCGCCGAGCGCATCAGCCACTGGATCAATGGCGCTCGCGTGGCGGGCAGCAGCGGGCGCAGCGGGCCGGTCTACAACCCCGCCACCGGCGAGCTGGCGCGCGAGGTCGACTTCGCGTCGGTCGAGGAGGTCGACGCGGCGGTCGCGGCGGCCAACGCCGCGTTCCCGGCCTGGCGCGCGACCAGCCTCGGCCGCCGAACTGAGATCCTGTTCCGCATCCGCAACCTGGTCGAGGAGCATCGAGGGGAGATTGCCGCGCACCTGACCCGCGAGCACGGCAAGGTGCCGAGCGACGCCCTGGGCGAGGTGGCGCGCGGCCTCGAGAACCTCGAGTTCGCGACCGGCATCCCGCACCTGCTCAAGGGCGGCTTCAGCGAGCAGGTCAGCTCCGGCATCGACGTCTACCAGATCCGCCAGCCCCTCGGCGTGGCTGCCGGCATCACTCCCTTCAACTTCCCGGCCATGGTGCCGATGTGGATGTTCGGCAACGCCATCGCCTGCGGCAACACGTTCGTGCTCAAGCCGTCCGAGAAGGATCCGTCGGCATCGGTCTACCTGGGGGAGCTGCTGAAGGAGGCCGGGGTGCCCGACGGCGTCTTCAACGTGGTGCAGGGCGACCGGGTTGCGGTCGACCGTATCCTCGAGCACCCGGACATCGCCGCTGTCTCGTTCGTGGGCTCGACGCCGGTGGCGCGCCACATTTATGAGACGGGCACCAGGAATGGGAAGCGCGTCCAGGCACTCGGCGGGGCCAAGAACCACATGGTGGTCCTGCCGGACGCCGATATCGAGATGGCCGCCGATGCCGCCGTCTCTGCCGCCTACGGCTCAGCCGGCGAGCGCTGCATGGCGATCAGCGTGGTCGTGGCAGTCGGCGACGTGGCCGACCCGCTGGTAGACGCCATCGAGCGGCGCCTGCCGAAGATCAAGGTCGGCCCCGGCACTGACGGCGACGCCGAGATGGGCCCGCTGATCACGCGCGAGCACCGCGACAAGGTGGCCTCGTACCTGGAGAGCGGCCCCGCGCAGGGCGCGACGCTGCAGGTCGACGGCCGGAAGCACGCGCTCTACCAGGAGGGAAAGGGCTTCTTCCTGGGCGTGTCGCTGCTCGACAACGTGACGCCGGAGATGGATTGCTACCGCAACGAGATCTTCGGGCCTGTGCTCGAGATCGTGCGCGTCCCCACCTACACCGATGCGATGAAGGTACTCGACGACAACCCGTACGCCAATGGCACGGCCATCTACACCCGCGACGGTGGGGCAGCGCGCCAGTTCCAGTTCGACGTCAACGTCGGGATGGTCGGCATCAACGTGCCGATCCCGGTGCCGGTCGCCTACTACTCCTTCGGCGGCTGGAAGGCGTCGCTCTTCGGTGACCTGCACATGTACGGTCCTGAGGGAGTGCAGTTCTATACGCGGGCCAAGGTAGTCACCTCCCGCTGGCCCGATCCGGCGACGAGCAAGGTCGACCTGGGCTTCCCACGCACCCGCTGA
- a CDS encoding AAA family ATPase, with protein sequence MPRFGARLSPILIGRDDLLDLAERRLEEAAAGRRQFLLLAGEAGIGKSRLLSAIDTKATAAGFRTAGGFLAPQDRDVPAASLLDMARSMVRCEPWQELGRKLLELADTSIAAPHPQRRLLVLQAVDLMVGALDAPTMLAFDDLQWADDLSLEILTELARASGDRPLLLVGVYRTDELVPDALLRAWRARLLTQRMAEEARLAPLTREQTALMTALILDTGLPAPRDVVAAVYERTDGVPLHIEELLGALGDRERIDGRLIRDAGVPDTLEDAILQRIRHLSPEAQVVARSGAVIGRCFVPEVLAGIMDVPADSLHAALRELLDEHVLEPPGTRGLYDFRHQVLRDVLYRSLPENERRRLHARAGEFGGELEGASEIHASLHYERAGMTTQAFRSALQGARVASRLSSHREAFDLCRRAVDNLPPELPVTEQAEIFEAYSIEAAAVEETDLCEWAAREARARFQEAGDDVAAATQLVTLIGMARRRARPVADRLTAIRAAMEEIAALSPGSRTSSALAGLQIELSYVSLESLDLDTARAAMESARQASREAGDDEALLWVASLDGMVDVLDGRVEEGLNRIAAVAREARERGFEDGGVTAYRDGAVMAARVMDYPRAAHFIDEGLRYADAIDQSHCAHVMAATSALVAWADGRWDAAAAQGEHALADRGCERAAVMARWAIGYAALARGDQTTVVEHLGAAEAFADALSAPDFVLAASWGLAERDLLAGDHEQAITRTGKALELATQSGERARFAPIVVTGVRARIAAGRPADAERWFATAAAFLEGRDRSAALDHASGLLALSAGSLAAARASLERSVRGWDGRGRVWEGMWARLDLAGCMLRLSRAIEASKLIADVRATAERLDSPPVLARVEELERLNRRHSAEEPAWHPLTVREYEVARLIASGLTNGEIANELSVSPRTVSAHVEHVLAKLGAARRTEIASWVATTVNPTPIRQDALALASPGVRGDR encoded by the coding sequence ATGCCACGTTTCGGTGCTCGCTTGTCGCCGATCCTGATCGGCCGCGATGACCTCCTCGATCTGGCTGAACGCCGACTGGAGGAAGCTGCAGCGGGACGACGTCAGTTCCTGCTGCTCGCTGGTGAGGCCGGCATCGGCAAGTCGCGCCTGCTGAGCGCGATCGACACCAAGGCGACGGCCGCGGGCTTTCGGACAGCAGGCGGCTTCCTCGCGCCCCAGGACCGCGACGTCCCGGCCGCATCGCTGCTGGACATGGCTCGATCGATGGTCCGATGTGAGCCGTGGCAGGAGCTCGGGCGCAAGCTGCTGGAGCTGGCCGACACGAGCATCGCGGCACCGCACCCGCAGCGCCGGTTGCTTGTGCTACAAGCCGTTGATCTAATGGTTGGCGCGCTTGACGCGCCAACCATGCTCGCCTTCGACGATCTGCAATGGGCCGACGACCTGAGCCTCGAGATCCTCACCGAGCTTGCACGCGCCAGCGGGGACCGTCCTCTGTTGCTGGTTGGGGTCTACCGGACCGATGAGCTGGTCCCAGACGCGCTGCTGCGCGCCTGGCGCGCCCGGCTGCTGACTCAGCGGATGGCCGAGGAGGCGCGCCTGGCTCCATTGACCCGCGAGCAGACTGCCCTGATGACAGCGCTAATCCTCGACACCGGGCTGCCGGCCCCGCGCGACGTGGTGGCTGCGGTGTACGAGCGCACTGACGGCGTCCCGCTGCATATCGAAGAGCTACTGGGCGCCCTCGGTGACCGAGAACGCATCGACGGCCGTCTGATTCGGGATGCAGGCGTCCCGGACACTCTGGAGGACGCCATCCTGCAGCGCATCCGCCACCTCTCCCCGGAGGCGCAAGTGGTTGCACGTTCGGGGGCGGTGATCGGACGCTGCTTCGTGCCGGAGGTCCTGGCCGGCATCATGGATGTGCCAGCCGACTCGCTGCACGCGGCCCTTCGCGAGCTGCTGGACGAGCACGTCCTGGAGCCGCCCGGGACCCGCGGCCTGTATGACTTCCGCCACCAGGTCCTGCGCGATGTCCTGTACCGCAGCCTGCCGGAGAACGAGCGCCGCCGGCTGCACGCGCGCGCGGGCGAGTTCGGCGGAGAGCTGGAAGGCGCCTCGGAGATCCACGCCTCGCTTCACTATGAGCGCGCCGGGATGACCACGCAGGCATTCCGCTCGGCGCTCCAGGGGGCGCGGGTCGCCTCGCGCCTCTCGTCGCACAGGGAAGCGTTCGACCTGTGCCGCCGTGCCGTCGACAACCTGCCGCCGGAGCTACCTGTCACAGAGCAGGCCGAGATCTTCGAGGCCTATTCAATCGAGGCAGCTGCCGTCGAGGAGACGGACCTGTGCGAATGGGCGGCCCGGGAAGCTCGCGCACGGTTCCAGGAGGCTGGCGACGATGTCGCTGCGGCGACCCAGCTCGTCACGCTGATCGGCATGGCACGTCGCCGCGCGCGACCGGTGGCGGACCGACTGACGGCCATCAGGGCGGCCATGGAGGAGATTGCGGCATTGTCCCCAGGATCGCGCACCAGCAGCGCTTTGGCCGGTTTGCAGATCGAGCTCAGCTACGTTTCGCTGGAGTCGCTGGACCTCGATACCGCGCGCGCCGCGATGGAGTCTGCACGCCAGGCCAGCCGGGAGGCGGGTGATGACGAGGCACTCCTCTGGGTCGCGTCCCTGGACGGTATGGTGGACGTGCTCGACGGGCGCGTGGAGGAGGGACTGAATCGCATCGCGGCGGTTGCCCGGGAGGCTCGCGAGCGCGGCTTCGAGGACGGCGGGGTCACGGCATACCGCGACGGGGCGGTGATGGCCGCGCGCGTGATGGACTATCCGCGAGCTGCGCACTTCATTGATGAGGGGCTGCGCTATGCGGATGCAATCGACCAGTCGCACTGCGCTCACGTGATGGCGGCCACAAGTGCGCTGGTAGCGTGGGCCGACGGGCGCTGGGACGCGGCAGCAGCCCAAGGGGAGCACGCGCTCGCAGATCGCGGCTGCGAGCGGGCCGCCGTCATGGCGCGCTGGGCAATCGGCTATGCCGCCCTCGCCCGCGGAGATCAGACAACGGTTGTGGAACACCTGGGAGCCGCGGAGGCGTTCGCCGACGCCCTATCTGCACCTGATTTCGTGCTCGCCGCTTCGTGGGGTTTGGCCGAGCGTGACCTCCTCGCCGGTGACCACGAGCAGGCGATCACCCGCACCGGGAAGGCGCTCGAGCTGGCAACCCAAAGCGGCGAGCGGGCCCGCTTTGCGCCGATCGTCGTCACCGGAGTTCGGGCGCGGATCGCGGCCGGGCGACCGGCGGATGCGGAACGCTGGTTCGCCACTGCGGCGGCCTTCCTGGAAGGGCGCGACCGATCGGCAGCGCTCGACCACGCCTCCGGCCTCCTCGCGCTGTCTGCGGGTAGCCTCGCCGCCGCGCGGGCCTCACTGGAGCGGTCAGTGCGGGGCTGGGATGGTCGCGGCAGGGTGTGGGAGGGCATGTGGGCCCGACTGGACCTCGCCGGCTGCATGCTCCGCCTGAGCCGCGCGATCGAGGCCTCCAAACTTATCGCTGATGTGCGGGCCACTGCGGAGCGACTGGACAGCCCGCCGGTGCTTGCCCGCGTCGAGGAGCTGGAGCGCCTGAACCGACGCCATTCAGCGGAGGAACCGGCCTGGCACCCGCTCACCGTCCGCGAGTACGAGGTCGCGCGCCTTATCGCCAGCGGCCTGACCAATGGCGAGATTGCCAATGAGCTGTCGGTCTCCCCGAGGACGGTGAGCGCGCACGTGGAGCACGTCCTCGCCAAGCTTGGAGCGGCGCGCCGAACCGAGATCGCCAGCTGGGTCGCGACCACCGTCAACCCGACGCCGATCCGGCAGGACGCGCTGGCTTTGGCCTCTCCCGGCGTCCGCGGGGATCGGTGA
- a CDS encoding SCO4226 family nickel-binding protein: protein MAKFMDVHSGFVGVTAQQLKEAHERDLAAEADEGVHFERAWLDPERGKVFCLATGPTREAVMRVHERAGHPTREVYELQIEI, encoded by the coding sequence ATGGCCAAGTTCATGGATGTCCACTCAGGGTTCGTGGGCGTGACCGCCCAGCAGCTGAAGGAAGCGCACGAGCGCGACCTAGCAGCTGAGGCAGACGAGGGCGTGCATTTCGAACGCGCCTGGCTCGACCCGGAGAGGGGGAAGGTCTTCTGCCTGGCGACCGGGCCCACACGCGAGGCGGTCATGCGCGTGCATGAGCGGGCTGGCCACCCGACGCGAGAGGTCTACGAGCTCCAGATAGAGATATGA
- a CDS encoding DUF4242 domain-containing protein, whose product MPLFMDTHNLDGGVTTDAVAQAHMADLKTQDRYGVRYLRYWVNESDGKIYCLVDAPDADAANRVHREAHGLVADAIYPVVEGQ is encoded by the coding sequence ATGCCGCTCTTCATGGACACCCACAACCTCGATGGCGGCGTCACCACCGACGCCGTCGCCCAGGCCCACATGGCCGATCTCAAGACCCAGGACCGCTACGGCGTGCGCTACCTGCGCTACTGGGTAAACGAGAGCGACGGGAAGATCTACTGCCTGGTCGATGCGCCGGATGCGGATGCCGCCAACCGCGTGCACCGCGAGGCCCATGGCCTGGTGGCCGACGCCATCTATCCCGTGGTCGAGGGGCAGTAG
- the lgt gene encoding prolipoprotein diacylglyceryl transferase translates to MIDPIALQLGPLSVHWYGIIMATAILAAAWLGTAEARRRGENPEIGWSMLLWAIAGGVIGARIYHVIHQWDFYSANLSLIPAVWNGGLGIPGAVAGGVAAVWTYTRLRGLPTGRWFDIFVMALPLGQAIGRLGNFVNQELYGPPTDLPWGIPISAAHRVTDWANLNLYPEATTRFHPLFAYEAIASLLTLGAMIWISRRFAARLYDGDMLLIYIMFYGAVRSYLETFRVQNWLIAGLPTATWLGLGSLILAGGFLYLRHVRGWGSPGAWISQAEAQKREAQKGEPSPEVQPG, encoded by the coding sequence GTGATTGACCCGATCGCCCTGCAGCTGGGGCCTCTCTCCGTCCACTGGTACGGGATCATCATGGCCACCGCCATCCTGGCCGCCGCGTGGCTGGGGACCGCCGAGGCGCGGCGCCGTGGCGAGAATCCGGAGATCGGCTGGTCGATGCTGCTGTGGGCGATCGCCGGTGGCGTGATCGGCGCCCGCATCTATCACGTCATCCACCAGTGGGACTTCTATTCCGCGAATCTCTCGCTCATCCCGGCGGTCTGGAACGGCGGCCTGGGGATCCCGGGTGCGGTTGCCGGGGGCGTGGCCGCGGTCTGGACCTACACCCGTCTGCGTGGCCTGCCGACCGGCCGCTGGTTCGATATCTTCGTCATGGCGCTGCCACTCGGACAGGCGATCGGGCGCCTCGGCAACTTCGTCAACCAGGAGCTGTACGGCCCACCCACCGACCTGCCGTGGGGGATCCCGATCTCGGCCGCCCATCGGGTGACCGATTGGGCAAACCTCAATCTCTACCCGGAGGCGACGACCCGCTTCCACCCGCTCTTCGCGTACGAGGCGATCGCCAGCCTCCTGACGCTGGGTGCCATGATCTGGATCAGCCGTCGCTTCGCAGCTCGGCTGTACGACGGCGACATGCTGCTCATCTACATCATGTTCTACGGAGCGGTGCGCTCCTATCTCGAGACCTTCCGCGTGCAGAACTGGCTGATCGCCGGCCTCCCAACCGCCACCTGGCTGGGGCTCGGAAGCCTGATCCTGGCGGGAGGCTTCCTGTACCTGCGCCACGTGCGTGGCTGGGGGTCCCCGGGCGCCTGGATTTCCCAGGCCGAGGCCCAGAAGCGCGAGGCGCAGAAGGGCGAGCCGTCGCCGGAGGTCCAGCCTGGCTGA
- a CDS encoding MFS transporter: MSHAAPSPGPASERPLLPFSHLLKLSIYWFGILTIWGGLGNIILPSRIEEIDKANAGFLLAVISGVAVLMAIAVQPTIGIISDYTVTRWGRRKPYIVIGATLDVVFLIGLALSQTFLMILVFLVLLQFSSNFAQGPFQGYVPDLVPAKQVATASGLMGVMIVMGQIAGVGVATLGLGGSLVLATIGLGLIELATAIVLVVSVREGSGAPPRPGSWLKVAGSAWGTDILKESNVLWLLLVRLLFLGAVNATTLALFYFQRTHGLPETEAGSLVFLGTLVVGITTAAAAFPGARLSDRFGRRPMIWAACAIGSAGMLLVALSPSPWLAIAAFVPFGIGVGIFLSVDWALMTDVIPKDTTGRYMGILNAGTAAAGPVFLVVAGTVLDRVGELNFANGPRAAMVVAALFLVGSGIALLRVDPTRREALTSYAEPEPIPAA; this comes from the coding sequence ATGAGCCACGCCGCCCCCAGCCCCGGCCCCGCCTCAGAGCGACCGCTCCTGCCCTTCTCGCACCTGCTGAAGCTGTCGATCTACTGGTTCGGCATCCTCACCATTTGGGGCGGGCTGGGCAACATCATCCTGCCGTCTCGCATCGAGGAAATCGACAAGGCGAACGCCGGCTTCCTGCTGGCGGTCATCAGCGGCGTGGCGGTGCTGATGGCGATCGCGGTCCAGCCGACGATTGGGATAATCAGCGACTACACCGTCACGCGCTGGGGACGGCGGAAGCCATACATCGTGATCGGTGCGACGCTCGACGTCGTGTTCCTGATCGGGCTCGCGCTGTCGCAGACCTTCCTGATGATCCTCGTCTTCCTGGTGCTCCTGCAGTTCAGTTCGAACTTCGCGCAGGGCCCCTTCCAGGGCTACGTGCCGGACCTGGTTCCCGCCAAGCAGGTGGCGACGGCCAGTGGCCTGATGGGCGTGATGATCGTGATGGGCCAGATCGCAGGCGTCGGTGTGGCGACCCTCGGACTTGGCGGCAGCCTTGTCCTGGCGACGATCGGGCTGGGGCTGATCGAGCTTGCGACCGCCATCGTGCTCGTGGTGTCGGTACGGGAGGGTTCAGGCGCACCGCCAAGGCCCGGATCGTGGCTGAAGGTCGCCGGGTCGGCCTGGGGCACGGACATCCTGAAAGAGTCGAACGTGCTGTGGCTGCTGCTGGTGCGCCTCTTATTCCTCGGGGCCGTGAACGCCACCACCCTGGCTCTCTTTTACTTTCAGCGCACCCATGGCCTTCCTGAGACCGAAGCCGGATCCCTTGTCTTTCTCGGCACGCTGGTGGTTGGCATCACCACGGCTGCCGCCGCCTTTCCCGGCGCGCGACTCTCCGACCGGTTTGGGCGTCGGCCGATGATCTGGGCCGCCTGCGCCATCGGATCGGCTGGCATGCTGTTGGTCGCCCTCTCGCCGTCGCCGTGGCTGGCCATCGCCGCCTTCGTGCCCTTCGGCATCGGGGTGGGGATCTTCCTCTCGGTCGACTGGGCTCTCATGACCGATGTCATCCCCAAGGACACGACCGGGCGCTATATGGGGATCCTGAACGCCGGGACCGCCGCCGCCGGGCCGGTCTTCCTGGTGGTCGCGGGGACGGTGCTTGACCGCGTCGGTGAGCTGAACTTCGCGAACGGACCACGCGCGGCGATGGTCGTCGCCGCGCTCTTCCTGGTGGGATCAGGGATCGCATTGCTGCGCGTCGATCCGACACGACGCGAGGCCCTCACCTCCTATGCCGAACCGGAACCGATCCCCGCGGCTTGA